A window of the Gossypium arboreum isolate Shixiya-1 chromosome 2, ASM2569848v2, whole genome shotgun sequence genome harbors these coding sequences:
- the LOC108467258 gene encoding homeobox-leucine zipper protein ATHB-6-like produces the protein MKRSLGSSDSLGALMSICPTTDEHSPRNNHVYSREFQSMLDGLDEEGCLEESGHVAEKKRRLSVDQVKALEKNFEVENKLEPERKVKLAQELGLQPRQVAVWFQNRRARWKTKQLERDYGLLKTSYETLKANYEALQHDNEALLKEIRELQAKQSGESTETESNVSVKEEVIISENTDNKTLEQSEPAADLNYGSVVVGATLFPDMKDGSSDSDSSAILNEDIIINTKTNKDNSPNNAAFSSSGVLELDSQHHLLISSSSSPTSSMDCFNFTKTSYQPHQYVKMEEHNFFTADEACNFFSDEQAPSLHWYSPEQWN, from the exons ATGAAGAGGTCACTTGGCAGCTCAGATTCTTTGGGTGCTTTGATGTCTATCTGTCCCACAACAG ATGAACATAGTCCTAGGAACAACCATGTTTACAGCAGGGAGTTTCAGTCGATGTTAGATGGATTAGATGAAGAAGGGTGTTTAGAAGAATCAGGTCATGTTGCTGAGAAGAAGAGAAGATTAAGTGTAGATCAAGTTAAGGCCTTGGAAAAGAATTTCGAGGTTGAAAACAAGCTTGAACCTGAAAGGAAAGTGAAGTTGGCTCAAGAGCTTGGTTTGCAACCAAGACAAGTAGCTGTCTGGTTCCAAAACCGACGTGCTAGGTGGAAGACCAAGCAATTGGAAAGGGATTATGGCCTTCTTAAAACCAGTTATGAAACTCTTAAGGCCAATTATGAAGCCCTACAACATGACAATGAAGCTCTTCTCAAAGAg ATAAGAGAGTTGCAGGCAAAGCAAAGTGGAGAAAGCACTGAGACAGAGAGCAATGTTTCAGTGAAAGAAGAAGTGATTATATCTGAAAATACTGATAACAAAACACTTGAACAAAGTGAACCAGCTGCAGATCTCAACTATGGATCAGTTGTTGTTGGTGCAACCCTTTTTCCAGACATGAAAGATGGATCATCGGACAGTGATTCCAGTGCTATCTTAAATGAAGACATCATCATCAACACCAAAACCAACAAGGACAATAGCCCTAACAACGCAGCTTTTTCATCATCTGGGGTGTTAGAGCTAGACAGCCAACACCACCTTTTGATATCATCTTCTTCGTCACCAACATCCTCCATGGATTGCTTCAATTTCACAAAAACAAGCTATCAACCCCACCAGTACGTGAAGATGGAAGAACATAATTTCTTCACTGCAGATGAAGCTTGTAATTTCTTTTCAGATGAACAAGCTCCAAGTCTTCATTGGTATTCTCCTGAACAATGGAACTAA